In Streptomyces sp. NBC_00569, a single genomic region encodes these proteins:
- a CDS encoding lytic transglycosylase domain-containing protein — protein sequence MLEGNRVSRISVRGFAVASATAVTTVGAVVGVASGSTAQPSTNEAEATASDATLLADIPAGQQAQVQTATLTQQAETQAIAADNAAQKSAEEAARKKAAEDAVAKQKAAADAKEKAEKEAKEREEAKKVASRSATRDASSFATQASYSTSQIQAMARQMVPAGQFQCFSNIVDHESSWNYRATNASSGAYGLFQALPASKYSSAGADWQTNPATQIKWGLNYMDSRYGSPCEAWTFWQANHWY from the coding sequence ATGCTGGAAGGAAACCGTGTGAGCCGGATTTCGGTCCGGGGATTCGCAGTGGCTTCGGCCACCGCGGTCACCACAGTCGGCGCAGTCGTGGGTGTTGCCTCGGGCAGCACCGCTCAGCCCTCCACCAACGAGGCTGAGGCCACGGCGAGCGACGCGACCCTCCTCGCCGACATACCCGCGGGCCAGCAGGCCCAGGTGCAGACCGCCACGCTGACGCAGCAGGCGGAGACGCAGGCCATCGCCGCGGACAACGCCGCTCAGAAGTCGGCGGAGGAAGCAGCCCGTAAGAAGGCCGCCGAGGACGCCGTCGCCAAGCAGAAGGCGGCCGCCGACGCCAAGGAGAAGGCGGAGAAGGAAGCCAAGGAGCGCGAGGAGGCCAAGAAGGTCGCCAGCCGCTCGGCCACCCGCGACGCCTCCAGCTTCGCCACGCAGGCCTCTTACTCGACGTCGCAGATTCAGGCGATGGCGCGTCAGATGGTTCCCGCCGGGCAGTTCCAGTGCTTCAGCAACATCGTGGACCACGAGTCCAGCTGGAACTACCGGGCGACCAACGCCTCCTCCGGTGCCTACGGTCTCTTCCAGGCGCTGCCCGCGTCCAAGTACTCCAGCGCGGGCGCCGACTGGCAGACCAACCCGGCCACCCAGATCAAGTGGGGCCTCAACTACATGGACAGCCGCTACGGCAGCCCGTGTGAGGCCTGGACCTTCTGGCAGGCCAACCACTGGTACTAG
- a CDS encoding PhoH family protein, protein MVTSNKRQPDRRTYVLDTSVLLADPNALTRFDEHEVVLPIVVVTELEAKRHHPELGYFARQALRLLDDFRVRHGRLDAPISIGDLGGTLRVELNHSDPGVLPAGYRLGDNDSRILAVARNLQAEGYDVTVVSKDLPLRIKASSVGLLAEEYRAELAITDSGWTGMSELRLSGEQVDLLFEEESLYVPEAAELPVHTGLTIQSERGKALGRITAEGNVRLVRGDREAFGIKGRSAEQRIALDLLLDPDIGILSMGGRAGTGKSALALCAGLEAVLERRQHQKVMVFRPLYAVGGQELGYLPGTEAEKMGPWAQAVFDTLGSVAGKAVIEEVTARGMLEVLPLTHIRGRSLHDAFVIVDEAQSLERNVLLTVLSRIGANSRVVLTHDVAQRDNLRVGRYDGVVAVVEKLKGHPLFAHVTLTRSERSQIAALVTEMLEDGPL, encoded by the coding sequence GTGGTGACCAGCAACAAGCGCCAGCCCGACCGGCGCACTTATGTTCTCGACACCAGCGTCCTGCTGGCCGACCCGAACGCCCTGACCAGGTTCGACGAGCACGAAGTGGTGCTCCCGATCGTCGTGGTCACGGAACTGGAGGCCAAGCGGCACCATCCGGAGCTCGGATACTTCGCCCGGCAGGCCCTGCGCCTGCTCGACGACTTCCGTGTCCGTCACGGACGCCTGGACGCCCCGATCTCCATCGGCGATCTGGGCGGGACCCTGCGCGTCGAGCTCAACCACTCGGATCCGGGCGTTCTCCCGGCGGGTTACCGCCTGGGGGACAACGACTCCCGCATCCTCGCCGTCGCCCGCAACCTCCAGGCCGAGGGATACGACGTCACCGTCGTCTCCAAAGACCTGCCGCTGCGCATCAAAGCGTCATCGGTCGGCCTGCTCGCCGAGGAGTACCGCGCCGAGCTCGCCATCACGGACTCCGGCTGGACCGGGATGTCCGAGCTGCGGCTCTCCGGTGAGCAGGTGGACCTCCTCTTCGAGGAGGAGAGCCTGTACGTACCGGAGGCGGCGGAGCTGCCCGTCCACACCGGCCTCACCATCCAGTCCGAGCGCGGCAAGGCGCTCGGCAGGATCACGGCCGAGGGCAACGTCCGTCTGGTGCGCGGCGACCGTGAGGCGTTCGGCATCAAGGGACGCAGCGCCGAGCAGCGCATCGCGCTCGATCTGCTCCTCGACCCGGACATCGGGATCCTGTCGATGGGCGGCCGGGCCGGCACCGGAAAGTCGGCGCTCGCGCTCTGCGCGGGTCTCGAAGCGGTGCTCGAACGGCGCCAGCACCAGAAGGTGATGGTCTTCCGTCCGCTGTACGCGGTGGGCGGCCAGGAGCTCGGCTATCTGCCCGGCACCGAGGCCGAGAAGATGGGCCCGTGGGCGCAGGCGGTCTTCGACACGCTCGGGTCCGTCGCCGGCAAGGCCGTCATCGAGGAGGTCACCGCGCGCGGCATGCTGGAGGTCCTGCCGCTGACCCACATCCGCGGCCGCTCCCTGCACGACGCGTTCGTGATCGTGGACGAGGCCCAATCACTCGAACGGAACGTCCTTTTGACCGTTCTGTCGAGGATCGGGGCGAATTCGCGGGTCGTACTCACGCACGACGTGGCGCAGCGGGACAACCTCAGGGTCGGCCGTTACGACGGTGTGGTCGCCGTCGTCGAAAAGCTGAAGGGGCACCCGCTGTTCGCGCACGTCACGCTCACGCGGTCGGAGCGTTCACAGATCGCGGCCCTGGTCACCGAGATGCTGGAGGACGGCCCCTTGTGA
- a CDS encoding isoprenyl transferase — MNLRDLVYGLYARRVEGRLDHDQVPKHIGVILDGNRRWAKASGGTAAQGHQAGAYKIEEFLGWCAETDVEVVTLWMLSTDNFDRPEEELRPLLGIIEETVRSLAVDGRWRVHHVGTLDLLPARTQTVLKEAEQATADNTGILVNVAVGYGGRQEIADAVRSLLLDHADKGTALEEIAESVDIDQISKHLYTSGQPDPDLVIRTSGEQRLSGFMLWQSAHSEYYFCEVFWPAFRKVDFLRALRDYAARHRRYGG; from the coding sequence GTGAACCTGCGCGACCTGGTGTACGGACTTTACGCACGCCGGGTGGAAGGCCGTCTCGACCACGATCAGGTGCCCAAACACATCGGGGTCATCCTCGACGGGAACAGGCGCTGGGCGAAGGCCTCCGGAGGCACTGCGGCGCAGGGCCACCAGGCCGGCGCGTACAAGATCGAGGAGTTCCTCGGCTGGTGTGCCGAGACGGACGTCGAGGTCGTCACCCTCTGGATGCTGTCGACGGACAACTTCGACCGTCCCGAGGAGGAGCTGCGGCCGCTCCTCGGCATCATCGAGGAGACCGTCCGCAGCCTCGCCGTCGACGGCCGCTGGCGCGTCCACCACGTCGGCACCCTCGACCTCCTCCCCGCCCGCACCCAGACCGTCCTCAAGGAGGCCGAGCAGGCCACCGCCGACAACACGGGAATACTCGTGAACGTCGCGGTCGGCTACGGCGGCCGCCAGGAGATCGCCGACGCGGTGCGCTCCCTGCTGCTGGACCACGCGGACAAGGGAACCGCCCTCGAGGAGATCGCCGAGAGCGTCGACATCGACCAGATCTCCAAGCACCTCTACACCAGCGGGCAGCCCGACCCCGACCTCGTCATCCGCACGAGCGGCGAGCAGCGCCTGTCCGGATTCATGCTCTGGCAGTCGGCCCACTCCGAGTACTACTTCTGCGAAGTTTTCTGGCCCGCCTTCCGCAAGGTGGACTTCCTGCGCGCCCTGCGCGACTACGCCGCCCGTCACCGGCGTTACGGCGGCTGA
- the mgrA gene encoding L-glyceraldehyde 3-phosphate reductase codes for MNDTSSYRAAADRYDSMEYRRTGRSGLKLPAISLGLWHNFGDDRTLDSQREILRRAFDIGVTHFDLANNYGPPAGSAELNFGKMFAQDFAPYRDELVISTKAGYLMHPGPYGEWGSRKYLLSSLDASLSRMGLDYVDIFYSHRFDPDTPLEETMGALASAVQQGKALYVGVSSYNSEQTAEAARLLKEMGVPALIHQPSYSMINRWTEDDGLLDTLETAGMGCISFVPLAQGLLTDKYLKGIPEGSRATQGKSLDPGLAGDSEVIRRLNGLNDIAQRRGQSLAQLALNWVLRDERMTSALIGASSVRQLEENVAALAGPKLTDEELSEIDSFAVSTPGTNIWAGRS; via the coding sequence ATGAACGACACGTCTTCCTACCGCGCCGCCGCGGACCGCTACGACTCTATGGAGTACCGGCGCACCGGCCGCAGCGGTCTCAAGCTGCCCGCGATCTCGCTCGGCCTGTGGCACAACTTCGGTGACGACCGCACCCTCGACTCGCAGCGGGAGATCCTCCGCCGCGCTTTTGACATCGGTGTCACCCACTTCGACCTGGCGAACAACTACGGGCCGCCCGCCGGCTCCGCCGAGCTGAACTTCGGCAAGATGTTCGCCCAGGACTTCGCCCCGTACCGGGATGAGCTGGTCATTTCGACCAAGGCGGGTTATCTCATGCACCCTGGTCCGTACGGGGAGTGGGGCAGCCGCAAGTACCTGCTGTCGTCCCTCGACGCGTCCCTGTCCCGGATGGGCCTCGACTACGTCGACATCTTCTACTCCCACCGCTTCGACCCGGACACCCCGCTCGAGGAGACGATGGGCGCGCTCGCGTCCGCCGTGCAGCAGGGCAAGGCGCTGTACGTGGGTGTGTCCTCGTACAACAGCGAGCAGACCGCCGAGGCGGCGCGCCTGCTGAAGGAGATGGGTGTCCCCGCGCTCATCCACCAGCCCTCGTACTCGATGATCAACCGCTGGACCGAGGACGACGGCCTGCTCGACACGCTGGAGACGGCCGGGATGGGCTGCATCTCCTTCGTGCCGCTCGCGCAGGGCCTGCTCACGGACAAGTACCTGAAGGGCATCCCGGAGGGGTCGCGCGCCACGCAGGGCAAGTCCCTCGACCCGGGCCTCGCGGGCGACTCCGAGGTCATCCGCCGGCTGAACGGCCTGAACGACATCGCCCAGCGCCGCGGCCAGTCCCTCGCGCAGCTCGCGCTCAACTGGGTGCTGCGGGACGAGCGGATGACGTCGGCCCTGATCGGCGCCTCCAGCGTCCGGCAGCTCGAGGAGAACGTGGCGGCGCTGGCGGGCCCGAAGCTCACCGACGAAGAGCTGTCCGAAATCGACTCGTTCGCGGTGTCGACCCCGGGCACGAACATCTGGGCCGGGCGGAGCTGA
- a CDS encoding DUF192 domain-containing protein produces the protein MATFTVPGLGAELPLEIAESGPARRRGLLGRDGVNGALLLTSSSSVHTVGMRFVMDVAYLDRRGTVLAVRTMRPGRIGLPRLRARCVLESEAGAMARWGVRRGVRVTILGR, from the coding sequence ATGGCGACCTTCACCGTGCCGGGACTCGGGGCCGAACTGCCGCTGGAAATCGCGGAGTCGGGACCGGCGCGGCGACGCGGCCTCCTCGGCCGGGACGGGGTGAACGGCGCGCTCCTGCTGACGTCGTCGTCGAGCGTCCACACCGTGGGGATGCGCTTCGTCATGGATGTGGCGTATCTGGACCGGCGCGGCACGGTGCTCGCCGTGCGGACGATGCGGCCGGGGCGGATCGGACTCCCCCGACTGCGCGCCCGGTGCGTCCTGGAGTCCGAGGCGGGGGCGATGGCGCGGTGGGGGGTACGGCGGGGCGTGCGGGTGACGATCCTGGGGCGGTGA
- a CDS encoding class I SAM-dependent methyltransferase: MSTPPTHAGRPFDELLAEAAAAPVEGWDFSWFEGRATEERPSWGYARAMGERMGRASAGLDLQTGGGEVLASAPKLPPLIAATEGWPPNVAKASALLAPRGVVVVASPEDAPLPFADGTFDLVTSRHPVKAPFAEIARVLTPGGTYFAQHVGPSSVFEVVEFFLGPQPEEVRNGRDPEGERAEAEAAGLDVVDLRAERLRIEFYDVGAVVHFLRKVIWMVPGFTVDAYRPRLFELHERIAKEGPFVAHSTRHLIEARKPVSG; the protein is encoded by the coding sequence ATGAGCACACCCCCCACCCACGCCGGCCGCCCCTTCGACGAGCTCCTCGCGGAGGCGGCCGCCGCCCCCGTGGAGGGCTGGGACTTCTCGTGGTTCGAGGGCCGGGCCACCGAGGAGCGGCCCTCCTGGGGGTACGCGCGTGCCATGGGCGAGCGCATGGGCCGGGCCTCGGCCGGGCTCGACCTCCAGACCGGCGGCGGCGAGGTACTCGCCTCCGCCCCGAAGCTGCCCCCGCTGATCGCCGCCACCGAGGGCTGGCCGCCCAACGTCGCCAAGGCCTCGGCGCTGCTCGCCCCGCGCGGTGTCGTGGTCGTCGCCTCGCCGGAGGACGCGCCGCTGCCGTTCGCCGACGGCACGTTCGACCTGGTGACCAGCCGCCACCCGGTGAAGGCCCCGTTCGCCGAGATCGCCCGGGTGCTGACGCCCGGCGGTACGTACTTCGCGCAGCACGTCGGCCCGAGCAGCGTCTTCGAGGTCGTCGAGTTCTTCCTCGGCCCGCAGCCGGAAGAGGTCAGGAACGGCCGTGACCCGGAGGGCGAGCGCGCCGAGGCGGAGGCGGCCGGCCTCGATGTCGTCGACCTGCGCGCGGAACGTCTGCGTATCGAGTTCTACGACGTCGGGGCCGTCGTCCACTTCCTGCGCAAGGTGATCTGGATGGTCCCGGGCTTCACCGTCGATGCGTACCGGCCGCGACTTTTTGAGCTGCATGAACGGATCGCGAAGGAAGGGCCGTTCGTCGCCCACAGCACCCGCCACCTGATCGAGGCCCGCAAGCCGGTCTCCGGGTGA
- a CDS encoding DinB family protein — protein MGIHVPYTGGEKESLLAALDRHRDVVLWKLEGLDEEQVRRPMSPSGNSLLGLVKHLASVEYGWFCETFGRPVEPLWFDAETDEDLRVGPEESTESITAFYGRARAAADTVIAEVGLEETGTSWDGRKVSMRWVLIHMLEETSRHAGHIDILRELIDGAAGDHQATPKR, from the coding sequence ATGGGAATCCACGTGCCCTACACCGGGGGCGAGAAGGAAAGTCTGCTGGCGGCTCTGGACCGGCACCGCGACGTGGTGCTCTGGAAGCTGGAGGGTCTCGACGAGGAGCAGGTACGGAGGCCGATGTCGCCCTCGGGGAACAGCCTCCTCGGCCTGGTCAAGCACCTGGCGTCGGTCGAGTACGGCTGGTTCTGCGAGACGTTCGGACGGCCGGTGGAGCCGCTGTGGTTCGACGCGGAGACGGACGAGGACCTGCGGGTGGGTCCCGAGGAGTCGACGGAGAGCATCACCGCGTTCTACGGCCGGGCGCGGGCCGCGGCCGACACCGTGATCGCCGAGGTCGGGCTCGAGGAGACCGGCACGTCGTGGGACGGCAGGAAGGTGTCGATGCGGTGGGTTCTCATCCACATGCTGGAGGAGACGTCCCGGCACGCGGGCCACATCGACATCCTGCGGGAACTGATCGACGGCGCGGCGGGGGATCACCAGGCGACGCCGAAGCGATGA
- a CDS encoding cytochrome P450 has protein sequence MSDRSLRSVRSARSAIAAWLTRLYFARLRKKGGLDLSVLSKLPDAALLPLRREGLDPVAEIGELRDREPVSRLPIPGMTVWLVTGYDEAKAVLGHGSAFSNDFRNLVGNTGVTDDQNPGGLGFTDPPDHTRLRKMLTPEFTMRRLSRLTPRIHAIVEERLADLAKAADGDGPVDLVEHFAMPVPALVICELLGVPYEDRDDFQQFSVARFDVFGGAGASFSAVSQSLDYLRGIVAEQRRNPGDGLLGMLVREYGDSITDEELTGLADGVLTGGLETTASMLALGTLILLQNPEHFTALRDAEDPEAVAAPFVDELLRHLTVVQTAFPRFAREDVEIGGVQISGGDIVLVSLSAADRDARLGEDMDRFDPSRQVTGSHLAFGYGIHRCIGAELGKMELRAAFPQLVRRFPELKLAVEPRDLEFRKLSIVYGVDSLPVRLG, from the coding sequence ATGTCCGATCGTTCCCTCCGCTCCGTTCGTTCTGCCCGTTCAGCGATAGCGGCCTGGCTCACCCGCCTCTACTTCGCCCGGCTCCGGAAGAAGGGCGGCCTCGACCTCTCCGTCCTCTCGAAGCTGCCCGACGCGGCGCTCCTTCCGCTGCGCCGCGAGGGCCTCGACCCGGTGGCCGAGATCGGCGAGCTCCGCGACCGGGAGCCCGTCAGCAGGCTGCCCATCCCCGGCATGACGGTCTGGCTGGTCACCGGCTACGACGAGGCGAAGGCGGTACTGGGCCACGGGTCCGCCTTCAGCAACGACTTCCGCAACCTGGTCGGCAACACCGGTGTCACCGACGACCAGAACCCGGGCGGACTCGGCTTCACCGACCCGCCGGACCACACCCGACTGCGGAAGATGCTGACGCCGGAGTTCACGATGCGCCGGCTCTCCCGGCTCACGCCCCGGATCCACGCCATCGTCGAGGAGCGCCTCGCCGACCTCGCGAAGGCGGCGGACGGCGACGGTCCCGTGGACCTCGTCGAGCACTTCGCGATGCCGGTGCCCGCGCTGGTGATCTGCGAACTGCTCGGCGTCCCCTATGAGGACCGGGACGACTTCCAGCAGTTCTCCGTGGCCCGCTTCGACGTGTTCGGCGGCGCGGGCGCGTCGTTCAGCGCCGTGTCGCAGTCCCTCGACTACCTGCGCGGGATCGTCGCCGAGCAGCGCCGCAACCCGGGCGACGGCCTCCTCGGCATGCTCGTACGCGAATACGGCGACTCCATCACGGACGAGGAGCTCACAGGCCTCGCCGACGGCGTCCTCACCGGCGGCCTGGAGACCACCGCGAGCATGCTGGCGCTCGGCACGCTCATCCTGCTCCAGAACCCCGAGCACTTCACCGCGCTGCGCGACGCGGAGGACCCGGAGGCCGTCGCCGCGCCCTTCGTCGACGAGTTGCTGCGCCATCTGACCGTCGTCCAGACCGCGTTCCCGCGCTTCGCGCGCGAGGACGTCGAGATAGGCGGGGTCCAGATATCCGGCGGGGACATTGTCCTCGTCTCCCTCAGCGCCGCCGACCGCGACGCACGCCTCGGCGAGGACATGGACCGTTTCGACCCGTCCCGCCAGGTGACCGGCTCCCACCTCGCGTTCGGCTACGGCATCCACCGCTGCATCGGCGCGGAACTCGGCAAGATGGAACTCCGCGCGGCCTTCCCCCAGCTGGTCCGCCGCTTCCCGGAGTTGAAGCTCGCCGTCGAGCCCCGGGACCTGGAGTTCCGCAAGCTGTCGATCGTGTACGGGGTGGACTCGCTGCCGGTCCGGCTCGGCTGA
- a CDS encoding OmpA family protein, protein MPLTHRLAALTTVALITLGGSLGGSACADDPEPSGAPPGSTTTSPPPDVDANSPGLKLADGATLAPAQVLDIKSVVEDLSGDERREDTNQDVKFALQAEVLFQKDSSKLHPDAKSRIQAIADEIKAQKATNVRVFGFTDDLGSYAHGLTLSKKRAEAVHDELAASLGSQDQDITFAVRGYSEDYPIADNNSEEGRKKNRRVEVSFPRGAATDSGGSDDSGGSDGSADTGQ, encoded by the coding sequence ATGCCCCTCACCCATCGCCTCGCCGCCCTCACCACCGTCGCCCTGATCACCCTCGGCGGAAGCCTCGGTGGCAGTGCCTGCGCCGATGATCCGGAGCCGTCAGGCGCTCCTCCGGGGAGTACGACCACCTCGCCGCCGCCGGACGTCGACGCCAACAGTCCGGGGCTGAAGCTCGCCGACGGCGCCACGCTCGCGCCGGCCCAGGTGCTCGACATCAAGTCCGTCGTCGAGGACCTGTCCGGCGACGAGCGGCGCGAGGACACCAATCAGGACGTGAAGTTCGCGCTCCAGGCGGAGGTGCTGTTCCAGAAGGACAGTTCCAAGCTGCATCCGGACGCCAAGTCCCGGATCCAGGCCATCGCCGACGAGATCAAGGCGCAGAAGGCCACGAACGTCCGCGTCTTCGGCTTCACGGACGACCTCGGGTCGTACGCCCACGGGCTGACGCTCTCGAAGAAGCGCGCGGAGGCCGTGCACGACGAACTGGCGGCATCCCTCGGTTCGCAGGACCAGGACATCACGTTCGCGGTGCGCGGCTACAGCGAGGACTACCCGATCGCCGACAACAACAGTGAAGAGGGCCGCAAGAAGAACCGCCGGGTGGAGGTGTCGTTCCCGAGGGGGGCGGCCACCGACTCGGGCGGCTCGGATGATTCGGGCGGCTCGGACGGTTCGGCCGATACGGGCCAGTAA
- a CDS encoding pilus assembly protein TadG-related protein, translating to MIARRLRSDSGQTLPIYIWLTGILLFAAFAFFAFAQAASARNGAQSAADAAALAAAQDSREELIDGLGLGISDGDGWLDWLAGEGFTGDGAQMAAEQLAAENDSTVLGAVQPKTVNGYPGYKVEIRTQYTVGESIIPGTESKHANAEATAVIEPRCEADPDSDPKKDVAFHCDGGEDFEIDPGDFTPGDLPDASVLFSVHLAD from the coding sequence TTGATCGCTCGTCGGCTGCGGAGCGATTCAGGGCAGACACTCCCGATCTATATATGGCTGACGGGGATTCTGCTCTTCGCTGCGTTCGCTTTCTTCGCCTTCGCTCAGGCTGCATCCGCTCGCAACGGAGCCCAGTCGGCCGCTGATGCGGCTGCTTTGGCTGCGGCGCAGGACAGCCGGGAGGAGTTGATCGACGGCCTCGGGCTGGGCATAAGCGACGGGGACGGCTGGCTCGACTGGTTGGCCGGCGAGGGATTCACCGGAGATGGCGCCCAGATGGCTGCCGAGCAGCTGGCGGCGGAGAACGATTCCACAGTGCTGGGGGCTGTCCAACCCAAGACCGTCAACGGGTATCCGGGCTACAAGGTGGAGATTCGGACTCAGTACACAGTGGGCGAATCCATCATTCCAGGGACCGAGTCCAAGCATGCCAACGCGGAGGCCACAGCGGTCATCGAGCCACGTTGTGAGGCCGATCCCGACTCAGACCCGAAGAAGGACGTGGCCTTCCACTGCGACGGCGGTGAGGACTTCGAGATCGACCCGGGCGACTTCACTCCGGGCGATCTCCCTGATGCATCCGTCCTGTTCTCCGTGCACTTGGCCGACTGA
- a CDS encoding DUF5936 domain-containing protein: protein MSTGLIGLLLALAMGLAVLGIFLGIRMYRAEAKLPGDLAIALEVGATRVSAAGSAVDRLGMRFAPLVLRAMGPRRVTSKRRRIDMAGNPGGLTIDRYAARRAVYGIFGVVLGLVFLTNGQTLFAALTLAFGLLAADGLIWQATRERKEVIDRTLPDFLDVLAVVVSAGLGFRQALDRVAEKYEGPWADELRITLRQMDMGVSRRQAFDELRRRNASEQVAQFVSALQQGEELGSPIAETLIQIATDMRRTDAQNSRRRAAKTIPKATMVTLVFMLPATMILIATGMFLGSGSNFGSILGR from the coding sequence ATGAGCACGGGTCTGATCGGGCTGCTGCTCGCCCTCGCGATGGGCCTCGCCGTCCTCGGGATCTTCCTGGGCATCCGCATGTACCGCGCCGAGGCCAAGCTTCCCGGCGACCTGGCCATCGCCCTCGAGGTCGGCGCCACGCGCGTGTCCGCCGCCGGATCCGCGGTCGACCGACTCGGTATGCGCTTCGCCCCCCTCGTCCTCCGGGCCATGGGTCCCCGACGCGTCACCTCGAAACGCCGCAGGATCGACATGGCGGGGAACCCGGGCGGCCTCACCATCGACCGTTACGCCGCCCGCCGCGCGGTCTACGGGATCTTCGGCGTCGTCCTCGGCCTGGTCTTCCTCACCAACGGCCAGACGCTGTTCGCCGCCCTCACCCTCGCGTTCGGCCTCCTCGCCGCGGACGGTCTGATCTGGCAGGCCACACGCGAGCGCAAAGAGGTCATCGACCGTACGCTCCCCGACTTCCTCGACGTACTCGCCGTCGTCGTCAGCGCCGGCCTGGGCTTCCGGCAGGCGCTCGACCGGGTTGCCGAGAAGTACGAGGGGCCGTGGGCCGACGAGTTGCGCATTACGCTCCGGCAAATGGACATGGGCGTCAGCCGGCGCCAGGCGTTCGACGAGCTGCGCCGGCGCAACGCTTCCGAACAGGTCGCCCAGTTCGTCTCCGCGCTCCAGCAGGGCGAGGAACTCGGCTCGCCCATCGCCGAGACCCTCATCCAGATCGCCACGGACATGCGGCGCACAGACGCCCAGAACTCCCGCCGCCGGGCCGCGAAGACGATTCCGAAGGCCACGATGGTCACCCTCGTCTTCATGCTCCCGGCCACGATGATCCTGATCGCGACGGGCATGTTCCTGGGCTCAGGGTCCAACTTCGGTTCGATTCTGGGACGTTGA
- a CDS encoding type II secretion system F family protein → MSDPALIALGATILTCALAVAGVHAYASGRAQRQALVDRLDGLSGAGPYSGASGRVRRFATVDRRLRRTRLGRAIHLRLSATGLDLTAGEFFTYVLAVVVALWLIASAALAPFFGPIAGLVGVWSAVIFLNWQRQKRIEAFINQLPDVARLLANATAAGLALRTSLAMAAEELEAPAGEELSMVADQLALGRTIDDTLGELAERLPSRELVVLVTTLVLANKAGGSVVSSLRNLTQTLEDRKETRREIRTMLSEVNATAFTVPLLGLGSLLLINSSNEGALARVTGSPVGQALILVSLGLYGIGFFVIRRLGKIEV, encoded by the coding sequence ATGAGCGACCCCGCCCTCATCGCCCTCGGCGCCACCATCCTGACCTGCGCGCTCGCCGTCGCCGGCGTCCATGCGTACGCGTCGGGGCGCGCGCAGCGACAGGCCCTCGTCGACCGGCTCGACGGCCTCTCGGGCGCCGGGCCGTACAGCGGCGCCTCCGGTCGCGTACGCCGCTTCGCCACCGTCGACCGCAGGCTGCGTCGCACCCGGCTCGGCCGCGCCATCCATCTGCGCCTGTCCGCGACGGGGCTGGACCTGACCGCGGGGGAGTTCTTCACGTACGTACTCGCCGTGGTCGTCGCCCTCTGGCTGATCGCGTCAGCTGCCCTCGCGCCCTTCTTCGGGCCGATCGCGGGGCTGGTCGGCGTGTGGAGCGCGGTCATCTTCCTCAACTGGCAGCGGCAGAAACGCATCGAGGCGTTCATCAACCAACTCCCGGACGTGGCCCGCCTTCTGGCCAACGCCACTGCCGCCGGGCTCGCCCTGCGTACGTCCCTCGCGATGGCCGCGGAGGAGCTGGAGGCGCCCGCGGGCGAGGAGCTGTCCATGGTCGCCGACCAGCTCGCGCTCGGCCGGACCATCGACGACACCCTCGGCGAGCTCGCCGAACGCCTCCCCTCCCGCGAACTCGTCGTCCTGGTCACGACGCTCGTCCTCGCCAACAAGGCGGGCGGCTCGGTCGTGTCGTCCCTGCGGAACCTCACCCAGACCCTGGAGGACCGCAAGGAGACCCGGCGCGAGATCCGCACGATGCTCTCCGAGGTCAACGCGACCGCGTTCACCGTGCCGCTCCTCGGCCTCGGCTCGCTGCTCCTGATCAACTCGTCGAACGAGGGCGCGCTGGCCAGAGTGACGGGATCGCCGGTCGGCCAGGCGCTGATCCTCGTCTCGCTCGGCCTGTACGGGATCGGGTTCTTCGTGATCCGCCGGCTCGGGAAGATCGAGGTCTGA